From the genome of Blautia pseudococcoides, one region includes:
- a CDS encoding V0D/AC39 family V-type ATPase subunit gives MGTLLSYSGLSTKIRAMQSKLMTERQYQEISQLESVPQVVAYLKKQPGFKELWADLDENSLHRGDMEKLLTHTIHQNFAKIYKFANPSQRTFMALYFKRYEIAIMKECLRRVFDKTREGLDLSLFKDFFDRHSKLDLEKLTQAATIEEFVNSLKGTEYYSPLSKIGEEYTPLLFDYGMALDQYYFANIWSVKDKLFKKRDLQEIIKAYGNKFDMLNLQWIYRSRRYYHMAPADIYALLIPVHYKLSHKEITALVEAADKEEFRRVLDTTAYKKRYPELAPENLEEYYTLNLRNVLESEARKYPHSVIMIYSYFYHKEHEVDRLTTAIECIRYGLSPAETLDYIHKN, from the coding sequence ATGGGAACCCTGTTATCTTACAGCGGTCTTTCAACAAAAATCCGTGCCATGCAGAGCAAGCTCATGACGGAAAGGCAGTATCAGGAAATCTCTCAGTTAGAATCTGTTCCCCAGGTGGTTGCGTATCTAAAAAAGCAGCCCGGATTCAAAGAACTGTGGGCTGACCTGGACGAAAACTCACTCCACAGGGGTGACATGGAAAAACTGCTTACCCACACGATCCATCAGAACTTTGCTAAGATTTACAAATTCGCCAATCCCTCCCAGCGCACCTTTATGGCTCTGTACTTTAAGCGGTATGAGATCGCCATTATGAAGGAATGCCTAAGAAGGGTATTTGACAAGACCCGGGAAGGGCTGGATTTATCGCTGTTCAAGGATTTCTTTGACCGGCATTCCAAACTGGATTTGGAAAAACTGACCCAAGCAGCTACAATTGAAGAATTTGTAAACAGTCTGAAAGGTACGGAATATTACTCCCCACTGTCTAAGATCGGGGAAGAATATACACCGCTCCTTTTTGATTACGGCATGGCGCTGGACCAGTATTATTTTGCGAATATCTGGTCTGTAAAAGATAAGCTGTTCAAAAAAAGAGATCTGCAAGAAATCATAAAAGCCTACGGCAACAAATTTGATATGCTTAACCTGCAGTGGATCTACCGTTCCCGCAGGTATTACCATATGGCCCCGGCTGATATCTACGCACTGCTCATACCTGTGCACTACAAGCTCTCCCACAAAGAGATCACCGCACTGGTGGAAGCAGCGGACAAGGAAGAGTTCCGCCGCGTACTGGATACCACTGCCTATAAAAAACGTTATCCGGAACTTGCGCCGGAGAACCTGGAAGAATACTATACTCTGAATCTCAGGAATGTCCTGGAATCGGAGGCAAGAAAATACCCGCACTCAGTCATTATGATCTATTCCTATTTTTATCACAAGGAACATGAAGTAGACCGGCTCACTACTGCCATAGAGTGTATCCGCTACGGACTGTCCCCGGCTGAGACGCTGGATTATATTCACAAAAACTAA
- the trmB gene encoding tRNA (guanosine(46)-N7)-methyltransferase TrmB, whose protein sequence is MRLRNIPGAKEAIAGSTYVIQNPQGNRGKWHEVFQNDNPVHIEVGMGKGRFIMDMAARSPHINYVGIEMYDSILLRALQKMEERENGTEAPHNLFFMRMDARELPLVFNPEEVDRIYLNFSDPWPKDRHAKRRLTSRQFLERYDAILAKDGTVEFKTDNRELFDFSVEEFKEAGWKLLACTYDLHHDGELNRGNVMTEYEEKFSSMGNPIHKLTAAR, encoded by the coding sequence ATGCGTTTGAGAAATATACCCGGAGCAAAGGAGGCCATTGCCGGGAGCACTTATGTGATACAGAATCCTCAGGGAAACCGTGGAAAGTGGCATGAGGTGTTCCAAAATGATAATCCTGTCCATATAGAGGTGGGAATGGGAAAAGGCCGTTTTATTATGGACATGGCGGCCCGCAGCCCGCATATTAATTATGTAGGGATCGAGATGTATGACAGCATCCTGCTGCGGGCACTCCAGAAGATGGAAGAGCGGGAAAACGGGACAGAGGCACCTCACAATTTATTTTTCATGAGAATGGATGCCAGGGAGCTGCCGCTTGTATTTAATCCCGAAGAAGTGGACAGAATATATTTAAACTTTTCCGACCCGTGGCCCAAGGACCGCCATGCAAAGAGAAGGCTCACATCAAGGCAGTTCCTGGAGCGCTATGATGCCATACTGGCTAAGGACGGTACGGTGGAGTTCAAGACAGACAACAGGGAGCTTTTTGACTTTTCCGTGGAGGAATTTAAGGAGGCCGGGTGGAAACTTTTGGCCTGCACCTATGACCTGCATCACGACGGGGAACTGAACCGGGGGAATGTGATGACGGAATATGAGGAGAAGTTTTCCTCCATGGGGAATCCTATCCACAAGCTGACCGCAGCCAGATAG
- the trxA gene encoding thioredoxin encodes MVEVITEQNFDKVVMGADLPVLVDFYATWCGPCKQMAPVIEELSEDLEGKALFGKVNVDENINLAQRYKILQVPTFLFVKDGKVMSRETGGISKEELAEELGVWL; translated from the coding sequence ATGGTTGAAGTGATTACGGAACAGAATTTTGACAAGGTTGTGATGGGGGCAGATCTGCCTGTACTGGTGGATTTTTATGCGACCTGGTGTGGCCCGTGCAAGCAGATGGCGCCGGTGATCGAGGAGCTGTCTGAGGATCTGGAGGGCAAGGCCCTGTTCGGCAAGGTCAATGTAGATGAAAATATCAATCTGGCCCAGAGATATAAAATCCTGCAGGTTCCCACCTTCCTGTTCGTTAAGGACGGCAAGGTAATGAGCCGGGAGACCGGAGGGATCAGCAAGGAAGAGCTGGCAGAGGAACTTG